The following are from one region of the Megachile rotundata isolate GNS110a chromosome 15, iyMegRotu1, whole genome shotgun sequence genome:
- the LOC100878465 gene encoding zinc finger HIT domain-containing protein 2 — protein MDNPGTSATNSDNVCKLCNVRPRLYTCPRCDIGYCSTNCYKSEAHLECSESFYKQCVEDELKSQEKDPETRNKMIEILRRVHEQDLKSTDFLGSDEDEEEEDELNEQLDSDDEDVLDLEIRLREVNLDNADEVWSALTDAERQEFEALIKNGEIEKLLPQWVPWWTYHIKKKLVEDIDEQDNEQTKQLPPLVDVPIFNELQKASPTINFNITNVIYAYAYITNYYNGDYLSCPIETTIVFLDLCDNIKMNKIYETSESAIASVVQNIINCTWLPHDDQILSAFQEAGNLIMQGPDSRNKYLYIAVALSELHRLLMATKEAISKNTNKAENKEFSKKFAQRYNIDNVNLSKKALLLHCKKLEYYLSWTKNCHINMCT, from the exons atGGACAATCCAGGAACAAGTGCAACGAATTCAGATAACGTTTGTAAATT ATGCAACGTTCGACCTCGTTTATATACTTGTCCAAGATGTGATATAGGATATTGCAGTACCAATTGTTATAAGTCAGAAGCTCATTTAGAATGTTCAGAAAGTTTTTATAAACAGTGTGTAGAAGACGAATTAAAATCTCAAGAAAAAGATCCAGAAACTAGAAACAAAATGATAGAAATTCTTAGAAGGGTGCATGAACAAGATTTAAAAAGTACTGATTTCTTAGGAAGcgatgaagatgaagaagaagaagacgagtTAAATGAGCAGCTCGATTCAGATGATGAAGAT GTACTAGATTTAGAGATTCGACTACGTGAAGTAAATTTAGATAATGCAGATGAGGTATGGTCTGCATTAACTGATGCTGAAAGACAGGAATTTGAAGCATTAATAAAAAATGGTGAAATAGAGAAATTATTACCTCAGTGGGTTCCATGGTGGACATACCACATCAAAAAGAAACTTGTGGAAGACATAGATGAACAAGACAATGAACAAACAAAGCAACTTCCTCCTTTAGTTGATGTTCCAATATTTAATGAATTACAG AAAGCTTCTCcaacaattaattttaacataacGAATGTaatatatgcatatgcatacataACTAATTACTATAATGGGGATTATTTAAGTTGTCCAATAGAAACTACAATTGTCTTTCTTGATCTTTGTGAcaacataaaaatgaataaaatttatgaaacttcgGAGTCAGCAATAGCTTCTGTTGTtcaaaatattatcaat TGTACTTGGTTACCACATGATGATCAAATCTTATCAGCTTTTCaagaagctggaaatttgataatgcaAGGACCAGACAGTAGAAACAAATATCTTTATATTGCTGTAGCCCTTTCTGAATTACATAGATTATTAATGGCAACTAAAGAAGCAATATCCAAAAACACAAATAAAGCTGAGAATaaagaattttcaaaaaaatttgcaCAGAGATATAATATAGATAATGTAAATTTGTCAAAGAAAGCTCTACTTTTACACTgtaaaaaattagaatattatttATCATGGACTAAAAATTGCCATATAAACATGTGTACATAA
- the LOC100878352 gene encoding uncharacterized protein LOC100878352, producing MTILNASDSDSSSSEDETLQNALKEAVDNQFFENVNESPTKSESDQEQNKTSSKSLRENLSQKNEFSNFGVTPTFQNYVAKKLNEILEKSVEINDEVEDDTINEKESEGNDCGIKLLNSSGKFVVTKEKEEIHQKRRIVDIDDEANYLKCKEVAVDSEWILSKIETKFWTSKRKEPEFKYKRLKTGVLVEKS from the exons atgacaatattAAACGCAAGCGATAGCGACTCAAGCAGTTCTGAAGATGAAACGTTGCAAAATGCATTAAAAGAAGCGGTGGataatcaattttttgaaaatgtaaacgaaTCCCCGACAAAGTCTGAAAGCGACCAAG aaCAGAATAAAACTTCCTCTAAAAGTCTAAGGGAAAATTTATcacagaaaaatgaattttcaaattttggtgtCACTCCAACATTTCAGAATTATGTGGCAAAGAAACTAAATGAAATATTAGAGAA GTCTGTTGAAATCAATGACGAAGTAGAAGATGATACAATAAATGAAAAAGAGAGCGAGGGTAATGACTGTGGTATTAAATTACTCAATTCCTCTGGGAAATTTGTAGTAactaaagaaaaagaagaaatacatCAGAAAAGGAGAATTGTGGACATAGATGATGaagcaaattatttaaaatgtaaggAAGTTGCTGTAGATTCTGAATGGATATTGTCAAAAATAGAAACGAAATTTTGGACAAGCAAACGAAAAGAACCTGAATTCAAATATAAAAGATTAAAGACTGGTGTTCTAGTCGAAAAATCTTAA